A section of the Mesobacillus jeotgali genome encodes:
- a CDS encoding VanW family protein, with protein sequence MRKQQIIKFSLILSVFTVFIFSFSYYGVPAFGSLASSNQTFTESTYIGTVDVSNKTHEQAKAVVEAKVNEWLSSAKISLVYKGEIYDVDPSKFIYLVDESVADAKSGTQNELYVEMNEGILSGLSLPETTVTHIEKEMLMNELRTAGQRLAPSLEISLENFLPEEEPVTISQASIDLPEDSNEIKELMKVVQKIEIASESQVSLANTANEKGLIEKSSFAFSQIASAIYKAILPTNFAITERHISSQLAGNIELGFESKVDFANNLDLKFYNPNKSAYRIELAIAEEKLQVTVKGAPLLYEYKIATSGKQEFKPRTIKQYSPLLQSGQKSVEKEGKSGFVITVSREKYVPKGELLESLFVSEDFYRPEHRVEILPVAPAVQQTSPSHDSTGTVTGPSGNQSTTTVLPGVPAGDNSITPDQDHINDSPGQDATTDTKNDGGLWGKPNEEPK encoded by the coding sequence GTGAGAAAGCAGCAAATCATTAAATTTTCGCTAATCCTCTCTGTTTTTACTGTTTTTATATTTAGTTTTTCCTATTATGGAGTACCCGCATTCGGATCCCTCGCATCCAGCAACCAGACATTTACTGAAAGTACATACATAGGAACCGTGGATGTATCTAATAAAACACATGAGCAGGCAAAGGCTGTCGTTGAAGCGAAAGTGAACGAGTGGTTATCATCAGCAAAAATCAGTCTGGTATATAAAGGCGAAATATATGATGTTGATCCATCAAAATTCATTTACTTGGTTGATGAATCGGTTGCAGACGCTAAAAGCGGAACTCAAAATGAGCTTTATGTAGAAATGAACGAAGGTATTCTAAGTGGATTGTCCCTGCCAGAAACTACAGTTACGCACATAGAAAAAGAAATGCTAATGAATGAATTGCGGACAGCGGGCCAACGTTTGGCACCATCTTTGGAGATCAGCCTGGAAAACTTTCTTCCAGAAGAGGAGCCAGTAACGATATCACAAGCTTCCATTGATCTTCCGGAAGACAGCAATGAAATTAAAGAACTCATGAAAGTGGTTCAAAAGATAGAAATAGCTTCAGAATCTCAAGTCTCTTTAGCCAACACTGCGAATGAAAAAGGGCTGATCGAAAAGTCTTCTTTTGCTTTCAGTCAAATTGCATCAGCAATCTATAAAGCGATTTTGCCTACTAATTTTGCCATTACTGAAAGGCATATCAGCAGCCAATTAGCAGGAAATATTGAACTGGGATTTGAGTCAAAGGTTGATTTTGCAAACAATCTTGACTTGAAATTTTATAACCCTAATAAATCCGCCTATAGGATCGAGCTAGCTATTGCGGAAGAAAAATTGCAGGTAACGGTTAAAGGTGCACCTCTTTTATATGAATATAAAATCGCAACATCCGGGAAGCAGGAGTTCAAGCCGAGAACAATAAAGCAGTACTCTCCACTTTTACAGTCGGGTCAAAAGTCGGTTGAAAAGGAAGGTAAGTCGGGATTTGTGATTACAGTCAGCCGAGAAAAATACGTGCCAAAAGGAGAGCTCCTTGAGTCACTATTTGTTTCAGAAGACTTTTATCGGCCAGAGCACAGGGTAGAAATCCTTCCTGTAGCTCCTGCAGTTCAGCAAACGAGCCCAAGCCATGATAGCACAGGCACTGTGACAGGACCTTCTGGAAATCAATCAACAACAACTGTTCTTCCAGGTGTTCCAGCAGGAGATAACAGCATCACACCTGACCAAGATCATATCAATGACTCTCCAGGACAGGATGCAACCACTGATACTAAAAACGATGGAGGGCTTTGGGGAAAGCCGAATGAGGAGCCAAAATAA
- the pilM gene encoding type IV pilus biogenesis protein PilM: MAFSLFSGRSKVVNIVINDHSIRYVELKQKNPAVPLRFGQRFLPPGVISDGKIQDFDTLENILDECIEDWKIAKREVRFIVPDSLVMIRKVSIPADVKEDEIHGYLYLELGTAIHLPFEDPVFDIVSLGTEGKQQEVLVFASPEKYVTEYADLFKAVRLKPIAADISPLAIYRLYRQSDLAHSSEVLLSVQFDLDVVSMCVFEEHIPVFMRHIPGDLKENWKVKWSKGDSSEQEMVYEGEISELTFQLEDIYRDILKLMDFYRYSLSQGKKEVTKILVNGDHPMLGRIIADIKEQLEVPVDTLTVNIPGSEQDSFPNSFHLALGLGLKEVQ, encoded by the coding sequence ATGGCATTTTCCCTTTTTTCTGGCAGAAGCAAAGTTGTCAATATTGTCATCAATGACCATTCTATTCGCTATGTTGAATTGAAACAGAAGAATCCAGCTGTTCCGCTGCGTTTTGGGCAGCGGTTTTTGCCTCCAGGGGTCATTTCGGACGGAAAGATTCAAGATTTTGATACATTGGAGAATATCCTTGACGAATGCATTGAAGACTGGAAGATTGCTAAAAGGGAAGTTCGATTCATTGTACCCGATTCACTTGTGATGATAAGGAAGGTATCTATTCCTGCTGATGTGAAAGAGGATGAAATTCATGGTTATTTATATTTGGAATTAGGGACTGCTATCCACCTTCCATTCGAGGACCCGGTGTTCGATATTGTAAGCCTTGGGACTGAAGGTAAACAACAGGAAGTTCTTGTTTTTGCTTCTCCTGAAAAATATGTGACTGAATATGCAGATTTGTTCAAAGCTGTCAGACTTAAGCCAATTGCTGCCGATATATCCCCCCTGGCGATTTACAGGCTATATCGCCAATCCGATTTGGCGCATAGCAGCGAAGTCTTGCTGTCAGTCCAATTTGATCTTGATGTTGTCAGCATGTGTGTGTTTGAGGAACATATCCCTGTTTTTATGCGCCATATTCCGGGGGACCTGAAGGAAAACTGGAAGGTCAAGTGGAGTAAAGGTGATTCCTCTGAACAGGAAATGGTGTATGAAGGGGAAATTTCCGAGCTAACCTTTCAGCTAGAGGATATTTATCGTGACATCTTAAAGCTGATGGATTTTTACCGGTATTCGCTTAGCCAGGGGAAAAAGGAAGTAACCAAAATCCTCGTAAACGGAGACCACCCAATGCTTGGGCGCATTATAGCTGATATAAAGGAACAATTAGAGGTTCCTGTAGATACCCTGACGGTCAATATACCTGGCAGTGAGCAGGACTCATTCCCTAATTCGTTTCATCTGGCGCTGGGACTTGGATTAAAAGAGGTGCAATGA
- a CDS encoding type II secretion system protein, producing the protein MVKKLDKQRGVTLIEVLGSIVILTIVLTSFAGFFSQSALFVKKNEEKLSTSQTAQQVVNLIEVHISKSRLQTRTDCADLECELNKEAIEALSGQTINSTYTISAFFTPGEENLIKTKVTIFDNDDPESSSETFTYIRR; encoded by the coding sequence TTGGTAAAAAAGTTGGATAAACAGCGTGGTGTGACCTTAATAGAGGTCTTAGGGTCAATCGTAATTCTTACAATCGTTCTTACTTCTTTTGCTGGCTTCTTCAGCCAATCAGCATTGTTCGTCAAAAAAAATGAAGAGAAGCTATCAACCTCTCAGACCGCCCAGCAAGTTGTAAACTTAATAGAAGTTCACATATCCAAGAGCCGATTGCAAACAAGAACAGATTGTGCTGATTTGGAATGTGAATTAAATAAAGAAGCTATAGAAGCACTTTCCGGACAAACCATCAATAGTACATATACTATATCGGCATTTTTCACACCTGGTGAAGAAAATTTGATTAAAACAAAGGTGACAATCTTTGACAATGATGATCCTGAAAGTTCCTCTGAAACATTTACGTATATAAGAAGGTGA
- a CDS encoding PilW family protein — protein MNNQKGLTLVELLAAITVLFTISGIIYGVFFSFNNNYDRISSKNSMDQNANLILAAIKEYHQKNDSYWIYYDDSDKRAFIGKDSADTLLGDTSYDLELKAGYPAPVSINNIKVDTQQPLTVQLNLTDKKGQTYEVETTVKRY, from the coding sequence ATGAATAACCAAAAAGGATTAACATTGGTAGAACTTCTCGCGGCAATTACAGTACTTTTCACCATATCAGGAATCATATACGGAGTGTTTTTCAGTTTTAATAATAATTACGATCGAATTTCCTCTAAAAACAGCATGGATCAGAATGCCAATCTTATCCTGGCAGCCATTAAGGAGTATCACCAGAAAAATGATTCCTATTGGATCTATTATGATGATTCAGACAAGAGAGCATTCATTGGAAAAGATTCTGCAGATACCCTGCTTGGCGACACCAGTTATGATCTTGAATTAAAGGCAGGTTATCCTGCACCAGTTTCCATAAATAATATAAAGGTTGACACTCAACAACCACTTACAGTTCAACTTAACTTAACCGATAAAAAAGGGCAGACATACGAAGTTGAAACAACAGTAAAAAGATATTAA
- a CDS encoding sensor domain-containing diguanylate cyclase has protein sequence MTPMLKKSIWFAWFLVVPVGIWLTYKIYPPEDVSVWEVIPFLFLMAVVAAMPMVVNNTPIFLIQWVSLAVFLTYGVFIEMVLMQISVLILLMRLRVQKSDLYRIPLNSLMFFIVSLVSGLLFYALGGSHGNHLAKDPYTYVLGTVYGISNYGVNTIFLLLLQAVILKQKGPYFGKDFIWETVTTLITFPIGFVLFELYLSDMGHYSLLFVGIPFASLSIILSLYYSSGKVNQFLQSAAEIGHQLAERLKADEVVDLFVQKLIEMLPVDYAYILDVVENKELKLIHKVEFGEILEPAAANLGKGKGISGLVWAEKKPVLFHSKKEWRHINSGYIPAGAESILSVPIVRNNQVVGVLFLAANKKRAFEKSQLMIVDILCSHFAIAVENARHHEKTKEYSERCALTGLYNYRYFENMLTMEFEKLQFGQRDLLSLILLDIDHFKSVNDTYGHQSGNEILIELGERLRTKIGNIGTVARYGGEEFVILLPDMMKGDAMKLAEQIRLLIATDPFILLQSMDEEANQQHVSITASIGVATAPQDADDSLALIRHADRALYVGAKRSGRNRVAEYVK, from the coding sequence ATGACCCCAATGCTCAAAAAATCCATTTGGTTTGCCTGGTTTCTGGTTGTTCCAGTCGGAATCTGGCTGACCTATAAAATCTATCCACCGGAGGATGTAAGTGTATGGGAAGTCATTCCCTTCCTTTTCCTGATGGCAGTCGTCGCTGCGATGCCGATGGTTGTGAACAATACCCCTATTTTTCTTATCCAGTGGGTATCTCTCGCTGTATTTTTGACTTATGGTGTTTTTATCGAAATGGTATTGATGCAGATTTCGGTATTGATCCTTTTAATGAGACTTCGAGTTCAAAAGTCTGATTTATACAGGATTCCTTTAAACTCGTTAATGTTCTTTATCGTTTCATTAGTGAGCGGCCTGCTGTTTTATGCCCTTGGTGGAAGCCATGGTAATCATCTGGCAAAGGATCCCTATACCTATGTGCTTGGAACGGTTTATGGAATCAGTAATTACGGGGTAAACACAATCTTCCTGCTATTATTGCAAGCGGTGATCTTAAAACAGAAGGGGCCGTATTTTGGTAAAGACTTTATCTGGGAAACTGTCACGACACTTATTACCTTCCCGATAGGCTTTGTGCTATTTGAATTGTATTTAAGCGATATGGGACATTATTCGCTGTTGTTTGTAGGCATTCCTTTTGCGAGCCTGTCTATCATTCTCAGTCTCTATTATTCCAGCGGCAAGGTAAACCAGTTTTTACAGAGTGCAGCGGAAATCGGGCACCAGCTGGCAGAAAGACTTAAAGCTGATGAAGTAGTTGATCTTTTTGTCCAAAAGCTTATTGAGATGCTGCCTGTTGACTATGCCTACATTTTGGATGTAGTGGAAAATAAGGAATTGAAACTGATTCACAAGGTTGAATTCGGTGAAATTCTGGAGCCAGCTGCGGCAAATCTTGGAAAAGGGAAGGGCATCAGCGGACTGGTCTGGGCTGAAAAAAAGCCGGTGCTCTTTCATTCTAAAAAAGAATGGCGCCATATAAATTCGGGCTATATCCCGGCAGGAGCTGAAAGCATCCTTAGCGTTCCGATCGTCCGTAATAACCAGGTTGTGGGTGTCCTCTTCCTCGCTGCCAATAAAAAAAGAGCATTTGAAAAGTCGCAATTGATGATTGTCGATATCCTTTGCTCTCACTTTGCGATTGCCGTGGAAAACGCAAGGCACCACGAAAAAACAAAGGAATATAGCGAGCGCTGTGCTTTGACGGGACTATACAATTACCGCTACTTTGAAAATATGCTGACAATGGAATTCGAAAAATTGCAATTCGGCCAAAGGGATCTTTTATCTCTGATTCTGCTCGATATTGACCACTTCAAATCTGTTAATGATACATATGGGCATCAAAGCGGGAATGAAATTTTGATTGAACTCGGTGAGCGCTTAAGAACAAAAATCGGCAATATCGGGACTGTTGCGCGTTATGGCGGAGAAGAGTTCGTCATCCTGCTGCCAGACATGATGAAAGGCGATGCCATGAAGCTGGCGGAACAAATCAGGCTTCTCATTGCCACAGATCCTTTCATCCTCCTGCAATCTATGGATGAAGAAGCGAATCAGCAGCATGTCAGCATTACCGCTTCAATCGGCGTAGCCACTGCCCCCCAGGATGCCGATGACTCCCTGGCGTTAATCAGGCATGCTGACAGGGCTTTATATGTCGGTGCCAAGCGATCCGGACGAAATCGGGTTGCGGAATATGTGAAATGA
- a CDS encoding prepilin peptidase — protein sequence MVTFIFFYGLLLGSFYNVVGLRVPEGKSIAAPRSSCPKCGHQLTALELIPVLSYVFQRGKCRQCKVGISPVYPFFELLTGLLFAAAFLFMGWNFDLVIALTLISLFIIITVSDLAYMIIPDKVLLVFTGIFALERIYQPLMPWWDSFIGAATGFILLLLIAFASKGGMGGGDIKLFALIGFAVGFKTMLLAFFFSTFFGAFFGIIGLLFGLVKKKQPIPFGPFIAIGTLTAYFFGENIIDWYLNLLVTVF from the coding sequence ATGGTTACTTTCATATTTTTTTACGGCCTCCTCCTAGGCTCCTTCTACAACGTAGTAGGCCTGCGAGTGCCAGAAGGCAAATCCATCGCAGCGCCGCGCTCGTCATGTCCGAAATGTGGGCACCAGCTGACGGCGCTTGAGTTAATTCCAGTTCTATCATATGTATTCCAAAGGGGGAAGTGCCGCCAGTGCAAGGTCGGCATTTCTCCCGTTTATCCTTTTTTCGAGCTTTTGACGGGCTTGCTTTTTGCAGCGGCATTTCTATTCATGGGCTGGAACTTTGATCTTGTGATTGCTCTTACGCTCATTTCTTTATTTATTATTATTACGGTCTCTGATCTGGCTTATATGATCATCCCGGATAAGGTACTGCTGGTGTTCACAGGGATTTTTGCGCTTGAGCGAATCTATCAGCCACTTATGCCATGGTGGGATTCTTTCATTGGTGCAGCAACCGGGTTCATTCTCCTCTTATTGATCGCTTTCGCGAGTAAGGGTGGCATGGGCGGCGGCGATATCAAGCTTTTTGCGTTGATTGGTTTTGCTGTAGGTTTTAAGACTATGCTGCTCGCCTTCTTTTTCTCCACCTTTTTTGGGGCTTTTTTCGGAATCATTGGGCTGCTTTTTGGTCTTGTAAAGAAGAAGCAGCCCATTCCATTCGGTCCATTCATCGCCATTGGCACGCTCACGGCTTATTTTTTCGGGGAAAATATTATTGATTGGTATCTGAATTTATTGGTTACAGTTTTTTAA
- a CDS encoding GspE/PulE family protein — MRQTRKRLGDLLVETGMITAEQLQGTLSEKADGQKLGDALLQQGLITEQQLIEVLEFQLGIPHISLYRYPFDTKLFTLVPKELAKRKLVIPLKKEGDKLFVAMADPMDFFTVDDLRLSTGFHVETAIATKDDILRAINKYYDSNEGFEEFMELTSPVETIKEEVLKETDSPIIRLVNQLLSGASALKASDIHIDPQETRIVVRYRVDGILRVERVLPKHMQNVLIARIKIMANLDITENRIPQDGRIKVNIDFHPVDMRVSTMPTVFGEKVVMRILDMGSTLNDIEKLGFNKQNLERFLKMIIKPNGIVLITGPTGSGKSSTLYAALNKLNSEEVNIITIEDPVEYQLEGINQIQVNQNVGMTFAAGLRSILRQDPDIIMVGEIRDKETVEVSVRASLTGHLVLSTIHTNDALSSVTRMLDMGVEPFLVASSLSGVVAQRLVRKVCRDCAKAHEPTKREIDIFAKRGIQIDTVWKGSGCSSCNMTGYRGRIAIHEVLEINEELRKAIMNEEPVTVLREIAVKNETIFLIDDGLLKVQQGLTTTEEVLRVAITE, encoded by the coding sequence ATGAGACAAACACGAAAGCGGCTTGGTGATTTATTAGTCGAAACAGGGATGATTACAGCTGAACAGCTGCAAGGAACCCTTTCTGAAAAAGCTGATGGCCAGAAGCTTGGTGATGCATTGCTCCAACAGGGCCTTATTACTGAACAGCAGTTGATTGAAGTCCTGGAATTTCAGCTAGGAATCCCGCATATCAGCTTATATCGCTATCCGTTTGATACCAAATTGTTTACCCTTGTGCCTAAAGAGCTGGCGAAAAGGAAATTGGTCATTCCGCTGAAAAAAGAAGGCGATAAATTATTTGTTGCAATGGCAGATCCAATGGACTTTTTTACAGTTGACGATCTTCGGCTTTCAACAGGCTTTCACGTCGAAACTGCTATCGCTACAAAGGATGACATCCTGCGGGCAATCAATAAGTACTACGATAGCAATGAGGGATTTGAGGAGTTCATGGAGCTCACTTCTCCGGTTGAAACGATAAAGGAAGAAGTCCTGAAAGAAACTGATTCGCCGATCATCCGCCTGGTCAACCAGCTGCTTTCTGGTGCCTCCGCTCTAAAAGCGAGTGATATTCATATAGATCCTCAGGAAACAAGAATAGTAGTCCGCTATCGAGTTGATGGAATACTTAGAGTTGAACGAGTATTGCCGAAGCATATGCAAAATGTGCTGATTGCCAGAATAAAAATCATGGCGAACCTGGATATAACCGAGAATCGCATTCCGCAGGACGGGCGCATCAAGGTGAATATTGACTTCCATCCTGTCGATATGCGTGTTTCAACAATGCCGACTGTATTTGGGGAAAAGGTCGTCATGAGGATCCTGGATATGGGCAGCACGTTAAATGATATTGAAAAGCTTGGATTCAATAAGCAAAATCTTGAACGGTTCTTGAAGATGATTATAAAGCCAAATGGAATCGTATTAATCACGGGTCCAACAGGATCAGGTAAATCATCAACATTATATGCAGCTCTTAACAAGCTAAATAGCGAGGAAGTCAATATCATCACGATTGAAGACCCTGTAGAATACCAGCTTGAAGGCATAAACCAGATACAGGTGAATCAGAACGTTGGGATGACATTTGCAGCCGGGTTAAGGTCCATTCTCCGCCAGGATCCCGACATTATAATGGTTGGAGAAATACGGGACAAGGAAACCGTTGAGGTATCTGTAAGAGCATCGCTTACAGGTCATCTGGTTTTGAGTACTATCCATACGAATGATGCGCTAAGTTCAGTGACACGAATGCTTGATATGGGTGTGGAGCCTTTCCTGGTTGCATCATCTTTAAGCGGAGTAGTCGCCCAGAGACTTGTCAGAAAGGTCTGTCGGGATTGCGCCAAAGCTCATGAGCCAACAAAGCGGGAAATTGATATTTTCGCAAAGAGAGGAATTCAAATCGATACCGTCTGGAAGGGCAGCGGCTGCTCTTCCTGTAATATGACAGGGTACCGCGGACGGATTGCCATCCATGAGGTATTGGAAATCAATGAAGAACTTCGTAAGGCTATCATGAATGAGGAGCCTGTCACCGTCCTTCGGGAGATTGCCGTAAAAAATGAGACCATCTTTCTTATTGATGACGGCTTGCTGAAGGTACAGCAGGGTCTTACGACTACTGAGGAAGTATTAAGGGTGGCTATTACAGAGTAA
- a CDS encoding type II secretion system F family protein produces MARFKYSGRDRTKKRSGTLTAGSKREALEKLRAEGIRTTEIMEVPETLLTKEITIGNPVKLQHLVIFLRQFATLLKAGVSVVESTNILARQTESKALRKALLDIEAELRDGNQLSQASSRHNKIFSPMFINMIKAGEAGGNMDETLERLAEHYEKQHNTRQKVVAALTYPAVIGLIAIGVVIFLLVSVVPTFVGMFEDFGGELPGITRFVLAASEFMQDFWWLLLLLLTGGAVSLVLAKKNKNTKYFLDYAMLRMPIFGNLMQKAVLARMTRTLSSLFTSSVPILQALSIVENVVENEVISRVVRESRDAMEAGESMTGPMRRHWAFPPLVTQMIAIGEETGSLDGMLGKVADFYEKEVETSTDQIKSLIEPIMIVLLAGLVGTIVTSIMVPMFDIFNHVN; encoded by the coding sequence ATGGCAAGATTCAAATATTCTGGCCGGGACCGGACCAAAAAGCGCTCAGGGACATTAACTGCTGGCTCCAAGCGTGAAGCACTGGAAAAATTGCGGGCAGAGGGAATCAGGACCACTGAGATTATGGAGGTTCCCGAGACACTGCTGACAAAGGAGATAACGATTGGGAATCCAGTCAAACTTCAGCATCTTGTCATCTTTCTGCGCCAGTTTGCAACTTTGCTTAAAGCAGGGGTATCGGTTGTGGAATCTACGAATATCCTTGCCCGCCAGACAGAAAGCAAAGCATTAAGGAAAGCATTGCTTGATATTGAAGCGGAGTTGAGAGATGGAAACCAGTTATCCCAGGCTTCTAGCAGGCATAACAAGATTTTTTCACCTATGTTTATAAACATGATTAAAGCCGGTGAAGCAGGCGGTAATATGGATGAGACGCTGGAACGTCTTGCCGAACATTATGAGAAACAGCATAACACCAGGCAGAAAGTCGTCGCCGCTTTGACATATCCCGCAGTCATCGGCCTGATTGCGATTGGAGTCGTAATCTTCCTTCTTGTTTCAGTAGTACCAACATTCGTAGGGATGTTTGAAGATTTTGGCGGGGAGCTTCCGGGTATCACAAGGTTCGTCCTTGCGGCAAGTGAGTTCATGCAAGATTTTTGGTGGCTTCTCCTGTTGTTACTCACAGGGGGTGCTGTCTCGCTGGTTTTAGCGAAGAAAAATAAGAATACGAAATACTTTCTTGATTATGCCATGTTAAGAATGCCGATTTTTGGGAACCTGATGCAAAAAGCAGTGCTTGCAAGAATGACCCGTACATTGAGTTCGTTGTTCACAAGTTCAGTACCAATCCTACAAGCGCTGTCAATTGTCGAAAATGTCGTTGAGAATGAAGTGATTTCCCGTGTCGTACGCGAGTCGCGTGATGCAATGGAGGCCGGAGAATCCATGACTGGGCCGATGCGCAGACACTGGGCTTTCCCGCCACTAGTGACCCAGATGATAGCGATTGGCGAAGAAACCGGCTCACTTGACGGCATGCTCGGAAAAGTCGCTGATTTCTATGAAAAGGAAGTAGAAACAAGCACCGACCAGATAAAATCATTGATCGAGCCGATCATGATTGTCCTGCTGGCCGGTCTCGTCGGAACGATTGTCACATCCATCATGGTGCCAATGTTCGACATTTTCAATCACGTCAACTAA
- a CDS encoding type IV pilus twitching motility protein PilT, with amino-acid sequence MKEKIEHLLSSGFELKASDIHITVGVPPILRINGELRRYGTEAILPEDTEGMAKAIIPAKLWDDFKSKGELDFSYGIPGISRFRVNAYHQRGCVSLAARIVPTTIPTLEDLELPSVLKKIAEKPQGLVLVTGPTGSGKSTTLAAMIQYMNKNMSKHIVTLEDPIEYLHKHGNSIIDQREVGFDTNNFANGLRAALRQDPDVILVGEMRDLDTIQTAITAAETGHLVLGTLHTSSAPATINRIIDVFPSAQQAQIRIQLASVLVAVVSQRLFPTVDKRSRRGATEILINNAAVANLIRNEKIHQIISIMQTSKAFGMHTLEMSIKELVMQGIISREAAEPYLQEKLV; translated from the coding sequence ATGAAAGAAAAAATCGAGCATTTGCTAAGTTCCGGTTTTGAACTTAAGGCCTCCGATATCCATATCACTGTCGGCGTGCCACCAATATTGAGAATTAACGGGGAATTAAGAAGATACGGCACAGAGGCGATTTTGCCTGAAGATACAGAGGGAATGGCAAAAGCAATCATTCCTGCAAAACTATGGGACGACTTCAAGTCCAAGGGGGAACTGGATTTCTCCTATGGAATCCCGGGCATATCGAGATTCAGGGTCAATGCCTATCACCAGAGGGGATGTGTCTCGCTCGCAGCACGTATCGTCCCAACGACAATTCCTACGCTTGAGGATCTGGAACTCCCCTCGGTACTGAAGAAGATCGCCGAGAAGCCACAGGGACTTGTACTCGTTACCGGGCCGACTGGAAGCGGAAAGTCAACAACACTGGCAGCAATGATTCAGTATATGAACAAAAATATGTCGAAGCACATAGTCACACTCGAAGACCCAATTGAGTATTTGCATAAGCATGGAAACAGCATCATAGACCAGCGTGAAGTGGGCTTCGACACGAATAACTTTGCCAACGGATTGCGTGCTGCCCTCAGACAGGACCCTGATGTGATCCTGGTCGGGGAAATGCGTGACCTGGATACAATTCAAACCGCAATTACAGCTGCTGAAACAGGCCATCTCGTTTTGGGTACACTGCATACATCAAGTGCACCGGCAACCATCAACCGGATTATCGATGTCTTTCCTTCCGCCCAGCAAGCGCAAATACGGATCCAGCTGGCTTCAGTCCTGGTTGCCGTTGTCTCACAGCGACTGTTTCCTACGGTTGATAAAAGAAGCCGCCGCGGGGCAACTGAAATCCTGATCAATAATGCAGCAGTAGCGAATTTGATCCGCAATGAGAAAATACACCAAATCATCAGCATTATGCAAACATCAAAGGCATTTGGCATGCACACGCTTGAAATGAGCATTAAAGAACTGGTGATGCAGGGAATTATCTCTAGGGAAGCGGCAGAACCATATTTACAGGAGAAGTTGGTGTAA
- a CDS encoding type IV pilin protein, whose amino-acid sequence MLRAIKKRMKDQRGLTLVELLAVIVILGIIAAIAVPSIGNVVQKSKEDAIKAEALQIINAARLFSIETSIPSGGVSQVELEPKYLDSTDNFDEYSVKYVGNELLLTGDGKNGSLVIKFKSASKDAINKDAGSGNRTIPAPAPTQPE is encoded by the coding sequence ATGTTGAGAGCGATTAAGAAAAGAATGAAAGATCAGAGAGGTTTGACACTTGTCGAACTATTGGCGGTTATTGTTATTTTGGGGATAATTGCGGCGATTGCGGTGCCTAGTATTGGGAATGTTGTTCAAAAGTCAAAAGAAGATGCTATCAAAGCTGAAGCTTTGCAGATAATAAATGCAGCTAGGTTATTTTCTATAGAGACTTCTATTCCTTCAGGAGGCGTTAGCCAAGTAGAGTTAGAACCAAAATATCTTGATAGCACAGATAATTTTGATGAGTATTCGGTTAAATATGTAGGTAACGAACTTTTGCTAACTGGAGATGGAAAAAATGGGTCTTTAGTTATTAAGTTTAAAAGCGCTTCAAAAGATGCTATAAATAAAGATGCTGGTAGCGGAAACAGAACTATACCAGCTCCAGCTCCAACTCAACCTGAGTAG